GACAGAAAAACCAATGGCGATTAAGCTTGAAGATGCCAAGGCCATGATTGCTGCTGCTGAGAAAAACGATGTGGTTCTCGGAGTAATTTTCCAAAACCGCTACAATCCCGGATCAAAATTAATCAAAAAAGCCCTAGATTCCGGTGAACTCGGCGGTGTGATTTCCTGCAAGCTGTCGGTAACTTGGCAGCGCACCGATGAGTATTACTCCCAGAGCGACTGGAAAGGCACCTGGGATAAAGAAGGCGGCGGGGTAGTCATCGACCAGGCCATTCATACTCTTGACCTTGCCCGCTGGCTGATCAACTCTGAGATTGAGTTTGTAGAGGCTAATATCGCCAACCGCACTCACCAAAAAATCGATGTTGAGGATATGGCGGAGGGGATTATCCAGTTTAAAAACGGTGTGCTGGCAAGCTTCTACACCATCAATTACTACGGCTATGATGCTCCGGTAGAGATCGAGCTTTACTGTGAGCGGGGTAAGGCGAAAATGAGCGCTGATGGCGCCGTGGTTACCCTCAACGATGGCCGCGAATTTAAAGCGGATAAAGATCCCCGGGAGTCCTTTAATTACGGAAATGTGAAGCAGTACTGGGGGGTAAGTCACGTTAAGCAGATTGCCAACTTTTATCAGGCTTTAGGCGCGGGCTTTGAGCCGGATATCACCGGAAAAGATGCGCTGAAAACCCAAGAGCTGGTCTGCGCGATCTACGAGTCGGGCAAGCAGGGAAAACGAGTAATCTTTTAATCAACAGCATAAAAAGAGCGACCCAGGACAATTCCAGGGTCGCTTTTAAGATCTGTTTTTATTATTTTACGGCAATCTCGATATAGTCGATTCTGGTGAGCATACTTTGGTCACTGGAACCAACAACTCGGATTTCATCACCGGTTTTGAGCTCAACGTTTTCAATCGTATGAGTTTCAATTTGATTGGTGTTCTTTGTCGCAACGATCCGGTCAACCTGCTCATCATTGACATACACAGTGATCACGCCGCGGCCAGAGCTCTGGTCTAAGTAAGCGATGGTTAGATCACAGACAGTGTCCGGATCATTCCAGACTGCGCTCAGAGTTCCAGTACCGGCTTCCACTTTCACCAACCAGTAATTGGATGGTACCAGATAAGCTCCCGGACTTGCCGGATGATGCTCCTTGAAGTAGCGGCCGCCAATTACCATATCTTCTGCTTCGGTCCTGCCTGCTCCGATATAGAGTACCGGCAGTTCAAAACTCCAAGTTTCGCCCGGAACAATGGTGCCGTCAGCGAGCACAGTATCTACCCGCCAGTAGTAGGTTTCACCTAACTGGAGTCTGCCCGGAGCAAAGGATGATTCTTCAACTCTGCCCAGCAGATTGTTTTCGTCAAGCTCAGGAGTGGTACCCAGATATACATCATGGGCAACAGCGCCTAATCCAGCTGCCCAGTCTAACTCCAGCGGCTTAGCTGAAACTGCATCAGCCTGGTCGTAGGGCATCGGTTGGCTGCCGTTCGCCGGCTGAGGTTTGGAAGCCAGCGCTGGAGCAGTTCTGAATCTCCACAGCTCCCCTTTAATCTCTCCATCAGCAGTAACTGCATCAACCCGCCAGAAATAGACAGTATTGGGTTGGAGTTTGCCCGGGTTGAAGACGGGTTCGGTTACATTGGCTTTGCGGTTAAGCGTGGTATTGGTGCCAAAATACACGTTCCAGGATTCAACCTCGCGGGTATCCACCCAGGTTAACTCCGGTTCGTTAACTGCAAGATCAACTGTGCCG
The nucleotide sequence above comes from Bacillota bacterium. Encoded proteins:
- a CDS encoding Gfo/Idh/MocA family oxidoreductase encodes the protein MKQFRVGIIGCGNIFPMHAIPVTAQENAELVAVCDVKEDRARAKAEEFNCAYYLDYQEMIDQENLDVVHICTPHYLHAPMAIYAAKKGVHVLTEKPMAIKLEDAKAMIAAAEKNDVVLGVIFQNRYNPGSKLIKKALDSGELGGVISCKLSVTWQRTDEYYSQSDWKGTWDKEGGGVVIDQAIHTLDLARWLINSEIEFVEANIANRTHQKIDVEDMAEGIIQFKNGVLASFYTINYYGYDAPVEIELYCERGKAKMSADGAVVTLNDGREFKADKDPRESFNYGNVKQYWGVSHVKQIANFYQALGAGFEPDITGKDALKTQELVCAIYESGKQGKRVIF